From Spirosoma aerolatum, one genomic window encodes:
- a CDS encoding tetratricopeptide repeat protein yields the protein MAKKKQPTAYENPRSASSKPAQTTATNSTRPSSTRVNETAQRPVTRPTTTKPTTTPPSSDLPIEKRPVVWWPVAALALLGFVLYINTFGHQYALDDIAAVGQNLFVKKGLAGIPDLLRTEFWHFSNISLGYYRPLSLITFAMEQEYFKDNPNISHMINAGLYALTGLSIGALLQKWLPGQTITAFLIGLVFIAHPIHTEIVANIKGRDEILSFLFISLMLLSYWKHLESASSFWYKGAVGDWAFGGLFGLFAIVGGWVIGSSLTGSTFGGIVGVLIMGSLSASWVGLACVSLYFAFLSKESSIVSLALIPAMQYWFARRNVWQSLISLWPFLIVAALFFFQKQKMIGTLSGTPPVDWANYPYKILQTEKSTTFKFLMYYIRLLILPHPLVYDYSYNVIPSGSKGDLLTWAGFLSLIALAWLGWKGFMKRTLWGFGIFWFFVTMAPGLGFIWMRGGIFAERFAYAAVMGFAFILIWALQKLLVRGDANASDESATKPALVRYAPLLGLMAVVAGLYSFKTVERNRDWENNFILFNSALPYAPNSCQVQRHVANEWIEKGLKDRAKADSIANATNAIKPKPTPEQIKKAQALIDTNIAHANVHGRWALDHLQESTRIYPNFGEAYFSMAYVFQKITPNVDSAKYYYKQTIRAANAYAPAYNNLGVIYQGEAQAQNNRQKLELASYYYNRSMVVNPAYVDGQNNRANLLKAYGIDVKVLPDSIINKY from the coding sequence ATGGCTAAAAAGAAGCAACCTACTGCCTACGAGAATCCTCGTTCGGCATCATCCAAACCTGCTCAAACCACCGCAACGAATTCTACCCGGCCAAGTTCAACCCGTGTTAACGAGACGGCTCAGCGTCCGGTAACGCGCCCAACGACAACTAAACCGACTACGACACCGCCCTCGTCGGATCTACCTATCGAAAAACGCCCGGTCGTCTGGTGGCCTGTAGCGGCTCTGGCTCTATTAGGCTTCGTTTTGTACATTAACACCTTTGGACACCAGTACGCGCTCGACGATATAGCGGCCGTTGGTCAGAATTTATTCGTTAAAAAAGGGCTAGCTGGTATACCTGACCTGCTTCGTACCGAATTCTGGCATTTCAGCAATATCTCTCTGGGGTATTATCGCCCACTATCGCTGATTACGTTTGCGATGGAGCAGGAGTATTTCAAAGATAATCCAAACATCAGCCACATGATCAATGCCGGTTTGTACGCATTAACTGGTTTGTCTATTGGCGCATTGCTTCAGAAATGGCTACCGGGTCAAACGATCACCGCTTTTCTGATTGGGCTGGTGTTTATTGCACATCCTATCCATACTGAGATTGTAGCGAATATCAAGGGACGTGACGAAATCCTGAGCTTCCTGTTTATCTCGCTTATGTTACTGTCGTACTGGAAGCACCTGGAATCGGCTTCGTCGTTCTGGTATAAGGGGGCAGTTGGCGACTGGGCGTTTGGTGGATTATTTGGCCTGTTTGCTATTGTCGGGGGCTGGGTAATTGGGAGTAGTCTGACGGGAAGTACGTTTGGTGGTATCGTCGGGGTGCTGATTATGGGCTCTTTGTCGGCAAGTTGGGTGGGGCTGGCATGTGTATCATTGTATTTCGCGTTCCTGTCCAAAGAGTCGTCTATTGTGAGTCTGGCACTGATTCCGGCCATGCAATACTGGTTTGCCCGTCGGAATGTGTGGCAGTCGCTCATCAGTTTATGGCCATTTCTAATTGTGGCTGCTCTGTTTTTCTTCCAGAAACAGAAGATGATTGGTACTCTAAGCGGAACCCCTCCGGTCGACTGGGCCAACTATCCGTACAAGATTTTACAGACTGAGAAATCGACAACCTTCAAATTCCTGATGTATTATATCCGGTTGTTGATCTTGCCACATCCGCTTGTCTATGACTATTCGTATAATGTGATCCCATCGGGTAGCAAAGGCGATTTACTGACCTGGGCTGGCTTCTTGTCGCTGATCGCCTTAGCCTGGTTAGGCTGGAAGGGGTTCATGAAGCGTACACTCTGGGGCTTTGGTATATTCTGGTTCTTTGTTACGATGGCTCCTGGTCTGGGTTTTATCTGGATGCGGGGTGGTATTTTCGCTGAACGGTTTGCCTACGCAGCTGTGATGGGCTTCGCGTTCATTCTAATCTGGGCCTTACAAAAACTGCTTGTTCGGGGAGACGCCAATGCATCGGATGAGTCTGCTACCAAACCCGCATTGGTTCGTTATGCGCCGTTGCTAGGGCTGATGGCTGTTGTCGCTGGGCTCTATTCGTTCAAAACGGTTGAACGTAACCGCGACTGGGAGAACAATTTCATCCTGTTTAATTCGGCGCTACCCTATGCACCCAATAGCTGCCAGGTACAACGACATGTAGCGAATGAGTGGATTGAGAAAGGGCTGAAAGATCGTGCCAAAGCGGATTCAATTGCAAATGCAACCAATGCGATCAAGCCTAAACCGACACCTGAACAGATCAAGAAAGCGCAGGCTTTGATCGACACTAATATCGCCCACGCGAATGTGCACGGTCGTTGGGCACTCGACCATCTGCAGGAGTCGACCCGTATCTATCCAAACTTTGGGGAAGCGTATTTCTCGATGGCCTATGTTTTTCAGAAAATTACACCCAATGTCGATTCGGCCAAGTACTACTATAAGCAAACCATTCGGGCAGCCAACGCGTATGCACCAGCTTACAACAACCTGGGGGTAATCTATCAGGGGGAAGCTCAGGCACAAAATAATCGGCAGAAGCTCGAACTGGCGTCGTACTATTACAATCGCTCGATGGTTGTAAACCCAGCTTATGTGGATGGGCAGAACAACCGGGCTAACTTACTGAAAGCGTATGGAATCGATGTGAAAGTGCTACCAGATTCGATTATTAATAAGTACTAG
- a CDS encoding DNA/RNA non-specific endonuclease, translating into MLAKSIQIHYQLKTFAFAIGASLLISGCVSVRPTLPSTSTTSTLNRPDNLALGNPSNASSNSPDNYLLTKPQYTLSYNRSRGIANWVSWRLTSTSKGDSKRTNDFRPDPTLPTGWYAARPSDYTNTGFDRGHLCPSDDRDATPEDNAATFLLTNIVPQAPRHNREVWKNLEEYERQLMSNGNDVYIIAGVSGTGGTGQNGFATSIANGKLAVPATLWKILIVVPTGPDNTFQLTENTRIIAVNIPNEQSAADKPWRAYITTVDKLEALTGYDFLSNIPTDIQQVIEARIDGGTN; encoded by the coding sequence ATGTTAGCAAAATCAATTCAGATACATTATCAATTAAAAACATTTGCGTTCGCCATTGGGGCAAGTCTGCTCATCAGTGGCTGTGTTAGTGTTCGGCCAACCTTGCCCAGCACCAGCACAACGAGTACGCTAAATCGGCCCGACAATCTGGCCCTGGGTAATCCAAGCAACGCATCCAGCAACAGCCCTGACAATTACCTACTGACAAAGCCACAGTATACGCTATCCTACAATCGTAGCCGTGGCATTGCTAATTGGGTCAGTTGGCGATTGACATCCACCTCAAAAGGCGATAGCAAACGTACCAATGATTTCAGGCCTGACCCCACATTGCCAACTGGCTGGTATGCTGCCCGTCCTTCCGACTATACCAATACAGGCTTCGATCGGGGGCACCTTTGTCCATCGGACGATCGCGATGCAACCCCCGAAGATAATGCCGCTACGTTTCTCCTAACCAACATCGTGCCACAAGCCCCACGACATAACCGCGAGGTCTGGAAAAATTTAGAAGAGTATGAGCGTCAACTGATGAGCAACGGCAACGACGTCTACATTATTGCGGGTGTAAGCGGCACAGGTGGTACGGGCCAAAACGGCTTTGCCACATCCATAGCCAACGGAAAATTAGCTGTACCAGCCACACTCTGGAAAATCCTGATTGTTGTTCCAACCGGACCTGACAATACCTTTCAGCTCACAGAAAATACACGCATCATTGCCGTCAATATTCCCAATGAACAATCAGCCGCCGATAAACCCTGGCGTGCCTACATCACGACTGTCGACAAACTCGAAGCATTGACTGGGTACGACTTCCTGTCAAATATACCTACTGACATTCAACAGGTTATTGAAGCCCGAATCGACGGAGGTACTAACTAA